One region of Paenibacillus polymyxa M1 genomic DNA includes:
- a CDS encoding MFS transporter produces the protein MFKFRSHNEQTTEQTVDKHALIFGLISVFLCGIGFSIITPVVPFLVQPYTSSPEEQAIVVTLLTSVYAFCVFFAAPVLGALSDKYGRRPLLLICLLGSVIGYLVFGIGGAVWVLFAGRIMEGVTGGSISTIFAYFADIIPPEQRTKYFGWVSAVVGVGTVIGPTLGGLLAKFGYSVPMYFGAIITLLNVVYGFFFMPESLDKKHRLKEITFVKLNPYTQLANVLSMKNLKRLLVSAFLLWIPNGSLQAVFSQFTMDTFGWKPALIGLMFSIMGFQDIISQGFIMPKLLIKLSDKQIAILGMVSEIIGYGLIALSALFSFYPLIIAGMFIFGFGDSIFGPSFNGMLSKSVNSSEQGRIQGGSQSIQALARMIGPIIGGQIYVSFGHAAPAFMGMILIAVAIPVLYKRTHANM, from the coding sequence GTGTTCAAATTTAGATCACATAATGAACAGACCACAGAACAAACCGTAGATAAACACGCTTTAATATTCGGCCTTATCTCTGTGTTTCTTTGCGGAATAGGCTTCAGTATCATAACACCTGTCGTCCCATTCTTAGTGCAGCCTTATACAAGCAGTCCAGAAGAACAAGCCATAGTTGTTACGCTGCTGACCTCTGTTTATGCATTTTGCGTGTTTTTTGCGGCTCCCGTACTTGGAGCTTTGAGCGACAAATATGGTCGTCGTCCATTGCTCTTAATATGCCTTTTGGGTTCCGTAATCGGGTACTTAGTTTTTGGTATAGGAGGAGCTGTATGGGTACTATTTGCTGGGCGCATCATGGAAGGTGTAACAGGTGGGAGCATAAGCACGATCTTCGCATATTTTGCAGACATCATTCCTCCAGAACAGAGAACTAAATACTTTGGATGGGTGAGTGCGGTTGTAGGTGTCGGCACGGTCATTGGCCCAACCCTAGGAGGATTACTTGCCAAGTTTGGTTATTCTGTACCCATGTATTTTGGAGCAATAATCACTTTATTGAATGTTGTTTATGGATTCTTTTTTATGCCGGAGAGCCTTGACAAGAAACATAGACTGAAAGAGATCACCTTTGTAAAACTGAATCCATATACACAGCTTGCAAACGTACTTTCCATGAAAAACTTGAAAAGGCTACTTGTCTCAGCGTTCTTACTCTGGATACCCAACGGATCTTTACAGGCAGTTTTTTCACAATTTACAATGGATACCTTCGGTTGGAAGCCTGCATTAATCGGACTTATGTTTTCGATTATGGGATTCCAAGATATCATTTCACAAGGTTTCATCATGCCAAAGCTCTTGATAAAACTTAGTGATAAACAGATAGCAATTCTGGGAATGGTCTCGGAGATTATAGGCTATGGTCTTATTGCGCTATCTGCTTTGTTCTCATTCTATCCACTTATTATCGCTGGAATGTTTATATTTGGTTTTGGCGATTCGATCTTTGGACCTTCATTTAATGGGATGCTCTCCAAGTCTGTCAATTCTAGTGAACAAGGAAGGATTCAAGGAGGTAGTCAATCTATTCAGGCTTTAGCAAGAATGATTGGACCTATCATTGGAGGTCAAATCTATGTATCATTTGGTCATGCCGCACCCGCTTTTATGGGTATGATTCTTATAGCGGTGGCCATACCAGTTTTATATAAGAGAACGCATGCGAATATGTAA
- a CDS encoding GrpB family protein, with the protein MSKQVVISEYNPQWVAEYTRERAKMIEALGDVCVGVEHIGSTSVPGLGAKAIIDIMVGVEDLAIIQSEQRERLLGIEYEYVHKPDFPERAFFRRGEWGAGTHHLHIYKYKGEHWENHLLFRDYLKAHPESLRGYETLKKDLAHQFKHDRAAYTEAKGPFIRQIVEQAKLERQKQRQMEF; encoded by the coding sequence ATGTCCAAGCAGGTAGTGATATCCGAATATAATCCGCAGTGGGTAGCAGAGTATACACGAGAACGAGCAAAAATGATAGAGGCCCTCGGAGACGTATGTGTCGGCGTAGAGCATATTGGCAGTACATCCGTTCCTGGTCTGGGAGCCAAGGCTATTATCGACATTATGGTTGGAGTAGAAGATTTGGCGATTATTCAATCCGAACAGCGAGAGCGTTTACTAGGTATTGAATATGAATATGTACATAAGCCTGATTTTCCAGAGCGAGCTTTCTTTCGCCGTGGAGAATGGGGAGCTGGGACCCATCATTTGCATATTTACAAGTATAAAGGAGAACATTGGGAAAACCATTTATTGTTCAGAGATTACTTGAAAGCGCATCCTGAGAGCCTGCGAGGGTATGAGACTTTAAAAAAAGATTTGGCGCATCAATTCAAACATGACCGCGCAGCGTATACCGAAGCCAAGGGACCTTTCATTCGGCAGATCGTTGAGCAAGCGAAGCTTGAAAGACAAAAGCAGAGACAAATGGAATTTTAG
- the nrdF gene encoding class 1b ribonucleoside-diphosphate reductase subunit beta, giving the protein MTGIQAVNWNRSDDDFTLMFWNQNIMQFWTDDEIPLSDDKMSWVTLSDIEKEAYMKVLGGLTLLDTIQGGVGMPQIMEHVDGLQRKAVLSFMAMMEQIHAKSYSSIFTTLASTEEIDGVFRWVEENPHLQTKAETIRQYYMNIHTPKDLYLAMAASVLLESYLFYSGFFYPLYLAGQGKLTCSGEIIDLILRDESIHGVYVGVLAQEIYAELDEEEQRDLYQTLVGLLRYLHNNEEQYTEQIYAPIGLVDDVKVFLRYNANKAMMNLGFDPLFEEEEVNPIVFNGISTHTKQHDFFSKKGNGYVRAMNVEPLTDDDFNFGV; this is encoded by the coding sequence ATGACAGGTATACAAGCTGTAAACTGGAACCGCTCGGACGATGATTTCACACTGATGTTCTGGAACCAGAATATTATGCAATTTTGGACGGATGATGAAATTCCGCTGTCTGACGATAAAATGTCCTGGGTAACCCTTAGTGATATTGAAAAAGAAGCCTACATGAAGGTGCTGGGTGGCTTGACCCTGCTGGACACCATTCAAGGCGGCGTGGGAATGCCGCAAATTATGGAGCATGTGGACGGACTGCAACGCAAAGCGGTATTAAGCTTTATGGCGATGATGGAGCAAATTCATGCCAAGTCGTACAGTAGCATCTTTACAACCCTGGCTTCCACGGAAGAAATTGACGGTGTATTCCGCTGGGTGGAAGAAAATCCGCATCTCCAAACGAAAGCAGAAACCATTCGTCAGTATTATATGAACATTCACACACCGAAAGACCTGTATCTCGCGATGGCTGCGTCGGTGCTGTTAGAAAGCTATTTGTTTTATAGCGGCTTCTTCTACCCTCTCTATCTGGCGGGTCAGGGCAAGCTGACATGCAGCGGGGAAATTATCGATCTGATCCTGCGGGACGAAAGTATACACGGTGTCTACGTAGGTGTACTGGCACAGGAGATTTATGCGGAACTGGACGAGGAAGAACAACGCGATCTCTACCAGACGCTGGTAGGCTTGCTGCGCTACTTGCACAATAACGAAGAACAGTATACCGAGCAAATTTATGCCCCTATTGGACTTGTAGACGATGTTAAAGTCTTCTTGCGCTACAACGCCAACAAGGCCATGATGAACCTGGGCTTTGATCCACTTTTTGAAGAAGAAGAAGTCAATCCCATTGTATTCAACGGCATCAGCACCCACACCAAGCAGCACGATTTCTTTTCTAAAAAAGGAAACGGCTATGTACGGGCGATGAATGTAGAGCCGCTAACAGATGATGATTTTAACTTTGGCGTATAA
- a CDS encoding class I SAM-dependent methyltransferase: MLQSLKAIANYRKESDLAWDTPTWLKLLVSAEERIVNLERIRSIGELKDANPVLDYVERTLLILDGLPLSFWVKELLEDVLVWSETAKGGTVRERLRWQHEGINLFVHNIGSSQLYVRQAQAESPAYPRNSMTRILIETHGLIGQYIRGEIPFAENRLLLEITRKGWLSSEELELVLRALNECIIAGVDPALWEQVRAEVEQLIGWIAWNNAPVVWSVKERLERLRSVSIHEGEPFEQAYAELERELNVEKALAPLENRTLWYVESALQDFSLQELVKVFLLTLRDGTGQEQPTTVRHISFESLMNTMYYDYRGVKKINVYKKRMIEKYLSALSWQDITKGKRKHNPHLSVIVEHKEELPSTVFFNFVFSSAAEKLIDFCIEAEKTPLYDKAVLLLFDLFGLRRDAYDRFHNEETYLTDMNQTADFKRVILDYVTGTRILDIGPGGGVLLDLIEQERPDSKPLGLDISVNVIEALKRKKQLEHRRWDVIKGDALRLEEFVETESMDTVIFSSILHELYSYIERDGKRFNSQTVEAALQSAYCVLAPGGRIIIRDGIMTEPVEQRRRIRFLEPDGMEWLMRYAQDFAGRPIEIERIGEHEAVLPVNDAMEFLYTYTWGAEAYVHEVQEQFGYFTPSQYEECIRNTLGSQAIIRVSRHYLQEGYAEALSSRVEFMDEQGQPVPLPDSTCLIVIEKPNPRDEATE; this comes from the coding sequence ATGTTACAATCGTTAAAAGCCATTGCTAATTACAGGAAAGAAAGTGATCTGGCTTGGGATACACCGACTTGGCTAAAGCTGCTTGTTTCGGCTGAGGAGCGTATTGTAAATTTGGAGCGCATTCGATCCATAGGTGAGTTAAAGGATGCCAATCCTGTACTGGATTATGTGGAGCGCACGTTGCTTATTTTGGACGGACTTCCATTGTCATTCTGGGTTAAAGAGCTACTGGAGGATGTATTGGTATGGTCTGAGACAGCCAAAGGAGGCACAGTCCGCGAACGGCTACGCTGGCAGCATGAGGGCATTAATTTATTTGTACATAATATTGGCTCCTCCCAACTGTATGTCAGACAGGCTCAAGCAGAGTCCCCTGCCTACCCGCGCAACAGCATGACCCGAATTTTGATTGAGACGCATGGATTGATCGGACAGTATATACGGGGAGAAATACCCTTTGCAGAAAATCGACTGCTGCTCGAAATCACTCGTAAGGGCTGGCTGAGCTCGGAGGAATTGGAGCTTGTGTTACGAGCACTGAACGAATGCATTATCGCCGGTGTAGATCCTGCATTATGGGAACAAGTACGCGCTGAAGTGGAGCAGCTAATCGGCTGGATTGCCTGGAATAACGCACCTGTAGTCTGGAGTGTAAAGGAGCGACTGGAGAGATTGCGGTCGGTTTCGATTCATGAAGGTGAGCCGTTTGAGCAGGCTTACGCCGAGCTGGAGCGGGAGCTGAATGTAGAGAAGGCGCTGGCTCCGCTGGAGAATCGTACACTTTGGTATGTAGAATCAGCTTTGCAGGATTTTTCACTTCAAGAACTGGTTAAGGTATTTTTACTCACATTGAGGGATGGCACAGGGCAGGAACAACCTACAACGGTACGGCATATCAGTTTTGAATCACTTATGAATACGATGTATTATGACTATCGTGGTGTTAAGAAAATTAACGTATACAAAAAACGAATGATAGAAAAATATTTAAGCGCACTGTCTTGGCAGGATATCACAAAAGGAAAACGGAAGCATAATCCTCATTTGAGTGTAATCGTGGAGCATAAGGAGGAGCTGCCAAGTACCGTGTTTTTTAATTTTGTATTTTCATCAGCTGCTGAAAAATTGATCGACTTTTGTATTGAGGCAGAAAAGACGCCTCTGTATGACAAAGCAGTCCTGCTGCTGTTTGATCTGTTCGGATTACGGCGCGATGCTTATGATCGCTTTCACAATGAGGAGACGTACCTTACAGATATGAACCAGACCGCAGATTTCAAAAGGGTCATTCTGGATTACGTAACTGGAACCCGTATACTGGATATCGGACCCGGCGGGGGCGTACTGCTGGACCTGATCGAGCAGGAAAGACCAGACTCCAAGCCGTTGGGTCTTGATATTTCTGTGAATGTGATTGAGGCTCTTAAACGCAAAAAGCAATTGGAGCACCGTCGTTGGGATGTCATCAAAGGTGATGCGCTTCGACTGGAAGAATTTGTGGAAACGGAGAGCATGGACACGGTTATTTTCTCTTCGATTCTTCACGAGCTGTATTCCTACATCGAACGAGATGGAAAAAGGTTCAATTCACAAACAGTGGAGGCTGCTTTGCAAAGCGCTTATTGTGTACTTGCACCCGGCGGACGCATTATCATTCGTGACGGTATTATGACCGAACCAGTAGAGCAGCGCAGACGTATTCGATTTTTGGAGCCGGACGGAATGGAATGGCTGATGCGGTATGCGCAGGATTTTGCGGGTCGCCCCATTGAAATAGAGCGTATAGGTGAGCATGAGGCTGTTTTGCCGGTAAATGATGCAATGGAATTTCTATATACCTATACATGGGGAGCGGAAGCCTATGTGCATGAAGTGCAGGAGCAGTTTGGTTATTTTACTCCGTCACAGTATGAAGAATGTATTCGTAACACACTTGGTTCACAAGCGATTATCCGGGTGAGTCGCCACTATTTGCAGGAGGGTTATGCCGAAGCGCTGTCCAGTCGTGTTGAGTTCATGGATGAGCAGGGACAGCCGGTTCCTTTGCCAGACAGTACCTGTCTGATCGTGATTGAGAAGCCAAATCCTAGGGATGAAGCAACTGAATGA
- a CDS encoding MarR family transcriptional regulator — MNKEEQVIMGFRDLYNKMVWLNKDKMEDSLKGYKSSEVHCMEYIEKNVDSNVTTLAESLYMTSGAISKITKKLIKKGLIESYQKPDNKKEIYFRLTEQGKVIYKIHEELHKEFQERDKAVFEQVTDEQFDSMLSFIDKYSRHLDAEIKKKGNDIKSK, encoded by the coding sequence ATGAACAAAGAAGAACAGGTCATAATGGGTTTCAGGGACTTATATAACAAGATGGTTTGGCTCAATAAGGATAAGATGGAAGACAGTCTTAAAGGTTATAAGTCTTCTGAAGTACATTGCATGGAATATATTGAAAAAAATGTAGATTCCAACGTGACAACACTTGCGGAGTCCCTTTATATGACTAGCGGTGCCATAAGTAAAATAACTAAGAAGCTCATAAAAAAAGGCCTTATCGAAAGCTACCAGAAGCCGGATAACAAAAAAGAAATCTATTTTAGGCTTACTGAGCAAGGGAAAGTAATCTATAAAATCCATGAGGAACTGCACAAAGAGTTTCAAGAGCGGGATAAAGCCGTATTTGAGCAGGTAACTGATGAGCAATTTGACAGTATGCTTAGCTTCATAGATAAGTATAGCAGGCATTTGGATGCAGAAATAAAGAAAAAGGGTAACGATATTAAGTCGAAATAA
- a CDS encoding VOC family protein: MSKRLIPYITLDGNAREAIEFYEEALDAQLLFIQTFGEMPENPDFPIPAEVKERVGHATLKVGETELMFSDTFPGSPFSSGNQVSICITTDSVEQAKKMFDALQQGGQVGMPLQETHFSPAYGNVTDKFGVTFQMFTEARS, translated from the coding sequence ATGTCCAAACGTTTGATTCCTTACATCACGCTGGATGGAAATGCACGAGAAGCAATCGAATTTTATGAAGAGGCATTGGATGCCCAACTGCTTTTTATTCAAACCTTTGGGGAAATGCCGGAAAATCCCGATTTTCCCATTCCCGCAGAGGTCAAGGAACGTGTGGGACATGCTACCCTTAAAGTAGGTGAGACAGAGCTCATGTTTTCTGATACCTTTCCCGGCTCACCGTTTAGCAGCGGGAATCAAGTGAGTATCTGTATTACAACCGATAGTGTGGAGCAAGCTAAAAAAATGTTTGATGCTTTACAGCAAGGAGGACAGGTGGGAATGCCTTTGCAGGAAACCCATTTTAGTCCAGCTTATGGGAATGTAACAGACAAGTTTGGTGTCACCTTTCAAATGTTCACAGAAGCTCGATCGTAG